From a single Bremerella cremea genomic region:
- a CDS encoding UbiA-like polyprenyltransferase, with protein sequence MPERIRHILEMIRFSHTVFAMPFALLATIMAWRLPAPDGEKVALTWQAGLGIVLCMVFARSAAMAFNRLVDRKIDAENPRTATRHLPAGILSVASVAFFTLACSVGFIASTLLFWPNWLPLACSVPVLAFLCGYSYTKRFTSLAHYWLGLSLMLAPICAWVAIRGEVVLRHPSDILPAVMLGLGVLFWVAGFDIIYACQDAEFDRDAKLRSIPAKYGIQGALRIAAVSHLLAVLAFALLPFTAPLLGIIYWLGLAAVAGLLLYEHALVRPSDLSKVNLAFFHVNTIIGVGVLVFTSIDLLWN encoded by the coding sequence ATGCCTGAGCGTATTCGCCACATTCTAGAGATGATCCGTTTCAGCCATACGGTGTTTGCGATGCCGTTCGCGTTGCTGGCCACTATCATGGCTTGGCGGTTGCCGGCACCCGACGGGGAAAAGGTTGCGCTAACCTGGCAAGCAGGGCTAGGCATTGTGTTGTGCATGGTCTTTGCTCGCAGCGCGGCGATGGCTTTTAACCGACTGGTCGATCGCAAAATCGACGCCGAGAACCCTCGGACAGCGACGCGGCATCTTCCCGCAGGCATCCTTTCTGTGGCTAGTGTGGCGTTCTTCACGCTGGCGTGCAGCGTTGGCTTTATCGCCTCGACACTTCTATTTTGGCCCAACTGGTTGCCGCTGGCTTGTTCGGTCCCAGTGCTGGCATTTTTGTGCGGGTACAGTTACACCAAACGGTTTACCTCGCTGGCCCACTATTGGCTCGGCCTCTCGTTAATGCTGGCCCCCATTTGTGCGTGGGTGGCCATTCGTGGCGAAGTCGTCCTGCGGCATCCGTCCGATATTTTGCCAGCGGTGATGCTGGGCTTGGGTGTGCTGTTTTGGGTGGCCGGCTTCGACATCATTTATGCCTGCCAAGACGCCGAGTTCGATCGCGACGCCAAACTGCGCAGTATTCCTGCGAAATATGGCATTCAAGGAGCCCTGCGAATTGCCGCCGTAAGCCATCTTTTGGCCGTGCTTGCATTTGCGCTACTCCCCTTCACTGCCCCACTTTTGGGCATTATTTACTGGCTGGGCCTCGCTGCCGTGGCTGGGTTACTTTTGTACGAACACGCCCTCGTGCGTCCCTCGGATCTTTCGAAGGTCAATCTGGCATTTTTTCATGTGAACACCATCATTGGCGTGGGAGTGCTGGTTTTTACCAGCATCGACCTGCTTTGGAATTGA